One window of Athalia rosae chromosome 2, iyAthRosa1.1, whole genome shotgun sequence genomic DNA carries:
- the LOC105684084 gene encoding medium-chain acyl-CoA ligase ACSF2, mitochondrial-like, with translation MIRLKNTISRSFRSAVCFDSAGPNFNEGKSSAIFFVSGPLEKCGKSPRGHQHFQRRWHSMSTENGPSYIFHRGSTPLVDITLGQLIEQSANRYPNRECMVSIHQNVRLTFSEVLRRADKLAAGLKKLGLKKGDRVGIWGPNTVEWYLSFAAIARAGFRVVGMNPADQQGELEYMINKVEVRAVVAWNIFKTQNYPAMLLRAKANCPTLEHIIIASDHAITGTRRFVDVESLASRVEVEAVDAEQSEISPNDGATIQFTSGTTGRPKAPEVSHRSYVNNGKQGMQRLELDKGHHTVCLNVPFFHAFGLVMGQVASLYSGATTVLAGPSFNGKEAVNAIAKEKCSVIYGTPTMWVDMVSVQQEMKAPLGKISNGLTGGSPASLELFKRARETFGLDSLKSIYGLSETTAIAFQTFPDTQKSIVETTVGHVSDHVEAQVVDGNGIPVPFGTPGELWVRGYLTMIGYWGDEENTKKTLTDDGWLKTGDQFILGSDGHGKIVGRLKDMLIRGGENIFPKEIEEFLESHPAVMEAHVFGVHDDRLGEEICACIRLRKGIDMTADDIRAYSAGKIAHFKIPRYIQFGEDFPKTTSGKIKKRVLKESLEEQGLIPSEPKLS, from the exons ATGATTCGACTGAAAAACACCATTTCTCGGAGCTTTAGGAGTGCGGTCTGTTTCGACAGTGCTGGCCCAAATTTCAACGAGGGAAAATCATCGGCGATTTTTTTCG tttCGGGTCCGTTGGAAAAATGTGGGAAATCACCGAGGGGTCATCAACACTTCCAAAGAAGATGGCACTCGATGTCCACCGAAAATGGACCCtcctatatttttcatcgcggtTCAACCCCCCTGGTTGACATCACCCTTGGACAGCTGATCGAACAGAGTGCGAATCGTTATCCGAACAGGGAGTGCATGGTTTCGATTCACCAGAATGTCCGGCTCACTTTTTCCGAGGTTCTTCGGAGGGCGGACAAATTAGCAGCTGGTTTAAAGAAGTTGGGACtaaaaaaaggagacagaGTCGGTATTTGGGGACCTAATACCGTTGAATGGTATCTTAGCTTCGCGGCGATAGCTAGAGCGGGTTTTAGAGTAGTCGGGATGAATCCGGCCGATCAACAAGGGGAACTGGAATACATGATCAACAAAGTTGAAGTCAGAGCTGTTGTGGCTTGGAACATTTTCAAGACACAAAATTACCCGGCGATGCTTCTCCGCGCTAAAGCGAACTGTCCTACACTGGAGCACATAATAATTGCCAGCGATCACGCTATTAC CGGTACTCGAAGATTCGTTGACGTCGAATCGCTGGCTAGTCGAGTCGAAGTGGAAGCTGTAGATGCCGAACAGAGCGAAATTTCACCAAATGACGGTGCCACCATTCAGTTTACTTCCGGAACAACCGGAAGACCGAAGGCCCCCGAAGTGTCGCATAGGTCATACGTGAACAATGGAAAACAG GGCATGCAAAGGCTGGAGCTCGACAAGGGTCATCACACCGTTTGCCTGAACGTGCCATTTTTCCATGCTTTTGGTCTGGTGATGGGTCAGGTGGCGAGTCTGTACTCCGGAGCTACCACGGTACTGGCTGGACCATCGTTCAATGGCAAGGAAGCGGTGAATGCGATAGCGAAGGAAAAATGTAGCGTGATTTATGGCACACCTACGATGTGG gTGGACATGGTGAGCGTTCAACAAGAGATGAAGGCGCCAttaggaaaaatttccaacggtTTGACGGGCGGATCTCCCGCGTCTCTGGAACTCTTCAAAAGAGCCAGAGAAACGTTTGGCTTGGACAGTTTGAAG TCGATATATGGCCTTTCGGAAACCACGGCGATTGCCTTCCAAACATTTCCAGACACTCAGAAATCGATTGTGGAGACAACGGTCGGCCACGTTTCAGATCACGTCGAGGCCCAG GTGGTCGACGGGAATGGAATTCCCGTTCCCTTCGGTACCCCTGGAGAGCTCTGGGTTCGCGGTTACCTCACGATGATCGGCTACTGGGGGGACGaagaaaacacgaaaaaaaccCTTACCGATGACGGCTGGCTAAAAACTGGAGATCAGTTCATTCTGGGTTCCGATGGTCACGGCAAGATCGTCGGCAGGCTGAAGGACATGCTCATCAGGGgcggtgaaaatatatttccaaaG GAGATAGAGGAGTTTCTTGAGAGTCATCCCGCGGTGATGGAAGCCCACGTCTTCGGGGTCCACGACGATCGACTCGGAGAGGAAATCTGCGCCTGTATCCGGCTTAGAAAAGGTATCGACATGACGGCGGACGATATCAGGGCCTACAGCGCAGGAAAAATCGCACACTTCAAAATACCTCGGTACATCCAATTCGGCGAAGATTTTCCGAAGACGACCAgcggaaaaattaagaaacgcGTACTCAAGGAGTCGCTAGAAGAACAGGGGCTGATTCCGTCGGAGCCCAAATTGAgctaa
- the LOC105691641 gene encoding uncharacterized protein LOC105691641 isoform X3, translating into MKKNVGESRIPLPGTIRASFLPKPRIAAQQKTGILDGIPQNAGHGGVTAKSVAEDLNIADKCRQPITSTPSVDSKGHRDFPFSPVECVTCEDVGQKVCVGSEKIGILRYYGALEGEIGAWCGVELPEPEGLNDGTVRGLRYFSCPENHGVMAPATKVHRIDCGPPKPRQNVFKVTALQDTTDLRVNDKTNTPDTTFITGHRPGGDGGLQMFGISEKISSGNPAANSTFLPDWNTAPDATFDKATDWKFCSKGIPGTSPVNVGKCPGETNEKKLTNETRNLDEKKNERNSSLNADSAADRSKTPSPTSKGKNISVSRLVSPTIFGKSAQATNLTFSKSPNAKSKGNLNEHETTKIIAKKVGTSPTNGEAKKNATKLTEPGKASTTNVNPKGGTDSSPHRRKSEKTSSNQAESKVNDLTVDLIKNPTGNSTVIISPVQKPTGAIFTLNETFMNEKSSNANAAQNLDPIFYGDKAPVVEIPFTERRAYLCGSTISPGKEIVVNSTFDKPGAALNPRSNSAKLERGFPSGTAVEDTFLLEGRVGPGRTEFTKEKRNDETFSLIDFKSDIDDAFDGTFVFSKDQKNQRIGEKSSDSTFSMTRNIDNNHKNGGDPLSDTFLVKSGNRRSVIISGRPATILDASLESTFTKEPAVGLPNIFHDSKLSQIRSVEDSCLIDSTATNIGGSDDTWMFDDPMETTVRSSMGQFEVCAFQNSKDNFIDDVGDSCLIDTTLRTTIGPDQSNLVFEDLMNNTAKIEGRPNSKTAKLGAANTTLSMDATSGPYSLLALNGADEEDELTPPAAPPPSKATPAPHYLMLNKQNSFEHDESLGILTPDQMAEFSMALECSRTPSCENLTGSGGSRIAMTRASASRPSDLPTSVDNERTEGSSERTPSPEDLPLDPKPAEPTRTVPVSFITSVTSITSLEAGYQGDGENSRPASRGADPAPVAPPPNLPAPRNDPMTDSDFFTESDADAHEEIVRGDRRAQVIDGTLFCAPGGRRCPSFTGEEMDSSGIYSDLDRRQDEPTHEEAQSEGQTPDTADTESQKSQPSPHQMDAQQIQQHLQLQQQQPVIMDCLMVPPSVLDISAVSNDSVGTLEATVIEVECQAPPAKVLNKSDPVPLKKYKMPKRNVVSKIKAMIESGPKDESEKETRRPQRTPRKGGRWDAVMSKIEAGKTEQRSRPVRKEVKSRVLQSLGPPATTSNRRSPGDSAKSKRRTRGRQDVTSPTQETAQSSVHSSMSDISSAPRSAKKRLGSPGGSEGSAQSTPRVSSPRQQQPPSSLTIVNNVIPGGGNTNNNNSVVVGNGTNNINNHNNNHNNNGNNIQQNSACRPIPSHSQRSPTAGTPPRRPVNGRAIVQQSRISNSEAKKNSLDISRVNLEKSPSAARKPAVPRRSSSNVAPKTLQNVSPPKDRGAKETTPAVRGPVETREQAHQTDPTHEEIHLKQAEVSVQALSVIVQYLAHQLDGFSAPRLKKDCERMKTEWLETRLEAEELRAGYRRVEQQLTEQHDERQRALDQLRAELESRHASRLSELETTLQEERQKCEARLQDSINNSDKELQVTIARLRTEHEADIMRKEAETDRRSVVHDQGAALRAEAESLRTVLELRSQEIAALRAENDNLRREVEIKDALEAKVIALEARSEDLKAQLQRKETFERQLSHENKVLLESFHQESKQNKRLSQHNEELQWRLRQNNEVVTVLANQLATPPQRLTRSLGPELTGHSQSPDDSPPASPMVKSMVEKSDSISWTLEIEESPEAMASRLLRRSGSSRGISPSDSRPKRPRPPSSSSPVTATTVSRQSSLRTSTPQRAVVLRARSKSVSVADAIPQESSWPPQGFTSTQSAVRRRPRSDPAANSVVAVQESSPGLRPQEAGGEAMISEETSASSSSEDESSANSDIPRLAMELSWSESEG; encoded by the exons AACGTTGGAGAAAGCAGAATACCTTTACCGGGTACGATCCGGGCGTCGTTTCTACCGAAACCGAGGATCGCGGCCCAACAAAAAACTGGTATACTCGACGGTATACCGCAGAACGCAGGTCACGGTGGAGTGACGGCAAAATCCGTTGCAGAAGATCTGAACATTGCCGATAAATGTCGCCAACCGATCACCTCGACGCCCAGTGTTG ACAGTAAAGGTCACAGGGATTTTCCGTTTTCACCCGTGGAATGCGTGACCTGCGAGGACGTCGGACAAAAAGTATGCGTgggatcggaaaaaatcggtaTCCTTCGTTACTACGGTGCGTTGGAAGGTGAGATCGGAGCCTGGTGCGGTGTAGAGTTACCGGAACCGGAGGGCCTTAACGACGGTACCGTTCGTGGCTTGAGATACTTCTCGTGTCCGGAGAATCACGGTGTAATGGCACCAGCGACAAAAGTACACCGAATTGACTG CGGACCGCCGAAGCCACGCCAGAATGTTTTCAAGGTGACCGCGCTCCAGGATACTACGGACCTTCGAGTAAACGACAAAACGAACACGCCCGACACCACGTTCATAACGGGTCACCGTCCAGGCGGAGACGGAGGACTTCAGATGTTCggaatttccgaaaaaatatcatccggTAATCCAGCTGCGAATAGCACTTTTTTGCCCGACTGGAACACCGCGCCAGACGCGACTTTCGACAAGGCAACGGATTGGAAATTCTGTTCGAAAGGTATTCCGGGCACCTCCCCCGTCAACGTCGGTAAATGTCCGGGcgagacgaacgaaaaaaaattaacgaacgaaacgcggaacctggatgaaaaaaagaatgagagaaacTCGTCGTTGAATGCCGACTCGGCGGCCGATAGATCTAAAACGCCATCGCCGAcgtcgaaaggaaaaaatatttccgttaGTCGGCTGGTGTCACCGACGATATTCGGCAAATCTGCGCAAGCTACAAATTTAACTTTCTCGAAATCGCCGAACGCCAAATCTAAAGGAAATTTGAACGAACACGAGACGACAAAGATCATCGCGAAGAAAGTCGGAACCTCCCCTACTAATGGCGAGGCCAAGAAGAACGCGACGAAATTGACAGAGCCCGGGAAAGCATCGACGACGAACGTTAATCCAAAAGGGGGAACGGATTCGAGTCCGCATCgtagaaaatcagaaaaaacttCCTCGAATCAGGCCGAATCAAAAGTCAACGATTTGACGGTTGATCTGATAAAAAATCCCACCGGTAATTCGACCGTCATTATTTCACCGGTTCAAAAACCAACCGGAGCCATATTTACGCTCAACGAAACGTTCATgaacgaaaaatcatcgaacgcAAACGCTGCACAGAATTTGGACCCAATTTTTTACGGTGACAAGGCGCCAGTCGTTGAAATCCCATTTACCGAAAGGCGAGCTTACCTCTGCGGTTCGACCATTTCACCTGGCAAAGAAATCGTCGTTAATTCTACCTTCGATAAACCCGGGGCGGCGTTAAACCCTCGCTCGAACAGTGCGAAATTGGAACGTGGATTCCCGTCCGGAACGGCCGTGGAAGACACCTTTCTGCTCGAGGGAAGGGTCGGTCCTGGCCGCACCGAGTTTACCAAGGAAAAGAGGAACGACGAAACATTCTCCCTGATAGACTTCAAGAGTGACATTGACGACGCGTTCGACGGGACGTTTGTATTTTcaaaagatcaaaaaaatcaacgaatcgGCGAAAAATCCTCGGACTCTACTTTCTCAATGACGCGAAATATCGACAATAATCATAAAAACGGCGGTGATCCGTTGAGCGATACTTTCCTAGTAAAATCTGGCAACAGACGATCGGTTATCATAAGCGGACGTCCCGCAACCATTTTGGACGCGTCCCTCGAATCGACGTTTACAAAGGAACCGGCGGTCGGCCTTCCCAACATTTTTCACGATTCCAAACTAAGCCAGATACGTTCCGTCGAAGACAGTTGCCTCATCGATTCTACAGCTACGAATATCGGGGGTTCAGATGACACGTGGATGTTCGACGATCCTATGGAAACCACCGTGAGATCGTCAATGGGACAATTCGAAGTCTGCGCTTTCCAGAACTCAAAAGACAACTTCATAGACGACGTGGGCGACAGCTGCCTCATCGATACGACGTTACGCACCACCATCGGACCCGATCAATCCAATCTGGTATTCGAAGACCTCATGAACAACACTGCTAAGATCGAAGGTCGACCGAACTCGAAGACGGCGAAACTCGGAGCCGCTAATACCACCCTGTCAATGGACGCGACATCCGGACCGTACAGTCTCCTCGCTTTGAACGGCGCCGACGAAGAAGACGAATTGACACCACCCGCGGCACCGCCACCTTCGAAAGCCACCCCGGCACCGCATTACTTGATGTTGAACAAGCAAAACTCATTCGAACACGACGAAAGCCTTGGAATTCTGACGCCCGATCAAATGGCGGAGTTCAGCATGGCCTTGGAATGCTCGAGGACACCATCGTGCGAAAATTTAACTGGTTCCGGGGGTTCGAGGATCGCCATGACCAGAGCGTCCGCTTCCAGGCCCTCGGATTTACCCACCTCCGTCGACAACGAACGTACGGAAGGTTCCAGCGAGCGGACACCATCCCCTGAAGATCTTCCGCTGGATCCGAAACCCGCGGAACCGACGCGAACAGTCCCGGTCAGCTTCATTACATCCGTTACCAGTATCACAAGTTTGGAAGCCGGTTACCAAGGAGACGGAGAGAATTCCAGACCGGCCAGCCGAGGAGCCGATCCGGCGCCCGTCGCACCTCCGCCGAATCTACCGGCGCCGAGAAACGACCCCATGACTGACTCCGATTTCTTTACCGAAAGCGACGCCGATGCTCACGAGGAAATTGTACGCGGAGATCGAAGGGCGCAGGTTATCGATGGCACGCTGTTTTGCGCACCGGGAGGACGAAGGTGCCCAAGTTTCACGGGCGAGGAAATGGACTCGAGCGGTATCTACTCGGATCTCGACAGACGACAGGACGAACCGACCCACGAAGAGGCGCAAAGCGAAGGACAGACACCCGATACCGCCGACACGGAGTCTCAAAAAAGTCAACCGTCGCCGCATCAGATGGACGCTCAACAAATTCAGCAGCATTTACAACTTCAACAACAGCAGCCGGTGATCATGGACTGTCTCATG GTACCACCAAGCGTCTTGGACATATCCGCGGTCTCCAATGATTCCGTCGGCACCCTAGAAGCCACTGTGATCGAAGTCGAGTGTCAGGCGCCCCCTGCGAAGGTGTTGAATAAATCTGACCCGGTCCccctgaaaaaatacaagatgCCGAAGCGTAACGTGGTATCTAAAATAAAAGCAATGATCGAGTCCGGGCCGAAAGATGAATCTGAAAAAGAGACGCGTCGCCCTCAGAGAACCCCGAGGAAAGGGGGCAGATGGGATGCGGTGATGAGCAAGATCGAAGCTGGCAAAACTGAACAGAGATCACGACCCGTCAGAAAGGAAGTGAAATCCAGGGTGCTGCAAAGCTTGGGACCACCCGCCACGACGAGTAATCGACGATCGCCCGGAGATTCCGCAAAAAGCAAGAG GAGAACCAGAGGTCGTCAGGACGTCACGTCGCCTACGCAGGAGACCGCGCAAAGTTCGGTGCACAGTTCGATGAGCGACATCAGCAGTGCCCCCA GATCCGCCAAAAAGAGGCTTGGCAGTCCCGGGGGCAGCGAGGGATCGGCTCAATCGACACCGAGGGTTTCGTCACCCCGTCAGCAGCAGCCACCCTCGTCATTGACGATTGTTAACAACGTTATTCCCGGCGGTGGGAATACGAATAACAACAATAGCGTCGTTGTCGGAAACGGAACGAACAACATCAACAATCACAACAACAATCACAACAACAACGGCAACAACATACAACAAAATTCTGCCTGCAGACCGATACCGTCGCATTCCC agaGGTCACCGACCGCAGGAACTCCTCCTCGCAGACCGGTGAACGGAAGAGCTATCGTCCAACAATCGCGAATCAGTAATTCCgaggcgaagaaaaattctctgGATATATCCCGAGTCAATCTGG AGAAGAGTCCCTCGGCGGCAAGAAAGCCCGCGGTACCACGGAGATCGTCGTCGAACGTGGCGCCGAAGACCCTGCAGAACGTCTCACCGCCTAAGG ATCGCGGGGCCAAGGAAACTACCCCTGCAGTAAGGGGACCCGTGGAAACACGAGAACAAGCCCATCAAACGGATCCAACGCACGAGGAAATTCACCTTAAACAAGCCGAGGTTTCAGTTCAGGCCTTATCCGTCATCGTGCAGTACCTCGCGCACCAG ctCGATGGCTTCTCAGCACCGAGGCTAAAGAAAGACTGCGAGAGGATGAAGACTGAGTGGCTTGAAACTCGGCTGGAAGCGGAAGAATTGAGAGCCGGATATCGACGAGTCGAACAACAGCTGACCGAGCAACACGATGAAAGACAACGTGCCTTGGATCAACTTCGAGCTGAAC tgGAATCCCGGCACGCCAGTCGTCTCTCCGAGTTGGAAACTACCCTCCAAGAAGAACGACAAAAGTGCGAGGCCAGACTTCAAGACAGCATAAACAATAGCGACAAGGAACTCCAAGTAACGATCGCAAGGCTTCGCACCGAACACGAAGCGGACATAATGCGCAAAGAAGCGGAAACCGACAGGCGGTCGGTGGTCCACGACCAGGGAGCAGCGCTCAGAGCAGAAGCGGAATCACTTAGGACCGTTCTGGAATTGAGAAGTCAGGAGATAGCGGCCCTCAGAGCGGAAAATGACAACTTGCGGCGTGAGGTTGAAATAAAGGACGCCTTGGAGGCGAAGGTGATCGCGTTGGAAGCGAGAAGCGAAGATCTGAAGGCACAGCTTCAACGGAAGGAAACTTTCGAGCGTCAACTTTCCCACGAGAACAAAGTTCTGCTGGAATCCTTCCATCAGGAATCCAAACAAAACAAGAGGCTCTCTCAGCACAACGAAGAGCTTCAATGGAGGCTGCGTCAGAACAACGAGGTCGTTACCGTGTTAGCGAATCAACTGGCGACGCCGCCCCAAAGATTGACGAGGTCTCTCGGACCCGAACTTACGGGACATTCTCAATCTCCTGACGATTCTCCACCGGCTTCGCCGATGGTCAAATCCATGGTGGAAAAGAGCGACTCGATCTCCTGGACGTtggaaatcgaagaatcgCCCGAAGCTATGGCGTCCAGACTGCTGAGGAGATCGGGATCGAGCAGAGGCATAAGCCCCAGCGATTCCAGACCCAAAAGACCGCGACCCCCGTCCTCCTCGTCGCCGGTCACTGCCACTACGGTCTCGAGACAAAGTTCGCTTCGCACTTCTACTCCTCAGAGAGCCGTTGTCCTCAGGGCGAGATCCAAGAGCGTGTCCGTCGCCGACGCCATTCCGCAGGAGTCCTCTTGGCCACCGCAAGGATTCACGTCGACTCAATCGGCCGTCAGAAGAAGACCCAGAAGCGATCCAGCTGCTAACTCGGTAGTTGCAGTCCAAGAATCTAGCCCTGGATTGAGGCCGCAGGAAGCCGGAGGAGAGGCGATGATCTCGGAGGAGACTTCGGCTTCTTCTAGTAGCGAGGACGAGTCCTCGGCCAACAGCGATATACCACGACTGGCCATGGAGCTTTCGTGGAGCGAATCGGAGGGTTGA